The following proteins are encoded in a genomic region of Deinococcus sp. YIM 134068:
- a CDS encoding glycoside hydrolase family 140 protein → MPRDPRPLFLASALLTTGLLLSACSTETSPVTGATPVETEGATAPDPNLLTVTADGRRLHYADGRPFLYWADTGWEMFHRLNRDDARQYLQTRAAQGFTVIQAVALAEEKGLTVHNPQGDLPLVGKDPARPAVTPGSDPASAEEYDYWDHMDFMVDQAASLGLTVALLPSWGKWVDNVTTLGDEPIFTPDSARSYGRFLGERYRDRPVIWMLGGDRHPGGGEVQAIWRAMAEGIEQGVGGRDRALITYHTGGYKSSAEYFHNEPWLDFNVWHTGHCRGEQAATRMLADSRLTLPKPVINVEPMYEGHPVCHQAQDGEGDEVDVRNVAYWSVFAGGAGHTYGHRKVYGFDVYDGDKAWLRLLDTSAVRQLGHLKTLLESRPAEDRGPDETLVAGSFVGDRPVVTLRGPDYVWVYLPDGGPVTVALGRARGAQVRASWFDPRTAQKVEIGTFANTGERTFTASSTGRGNDWVLLLEASP, encoded by the coding sequence ATGCCCCGAGACCCACGCCCGCTCTTCCTTGCCTCCGCCCTGCTCACGACGGGACTGTTGCTGTCGGCCTGCTCGACGGAGACGTCCCCTGTGACGGGTGCCACCCCCGTCGAGACCGAGGGTGCGACCGCCCCCGATCCGAACCTCCTGACCGTAACGGCGGACGGGCGGCGACTGCACTACGCGGACGGACGACCCTTTCTGTACTGGGCGGATACGGGCTGGGAGATGTTCCACCGCCTGAACCGCGACGACGCCCGCCAGTATCTCCAGACCCGCGCCGCCCAGGGCTTTACCGTGATCCAGGCCGTGGCGCTCGCGGAGGAGAAGGGACTCACCGTCCATAATCCCCAGGGCGACCTGCCCCTCGTCGGCAAGGACCCTGCCCGCCCCGCCGTCACGCCGGGAAGCGACCCGGCCAGCGCCGAGGAGTACGACTACTGGGACCACATGGACTTCATGGTCGATCAGGCCGCCTCGCTGGGGCTGACGGTCGCCCTGCTGCCGAGTTGGGGCAAATGGGTGGATAACGTGACCACGCTGGGCGACGAACCCATCTTCACGCCCGACTCGGCGCGGAGCTACGGGCGCTTCCTGGGCGAGCGGTACCGGGACAGGCCGGTGATCTGGATGCTGGGCGGGGACCGCCACCCCGGCGGCGGGGAGGTGCAGGCCATCTGGCGGGCGATGGCGGAGGGCATCGAGCAGGGCGTGGGGGGGCGCGACCGAGCGCTGATCACCTATCACACGGGCGGATACAAGTCCTCCGCCGAGTATTTCCACAACGAACCCTGGCTCGACTTCAACGTCTGGCACACCGGGCACTGCCGGGGTGAACAGGCGGCCACCCGGATGCTGGCGGACTCCCGGCTGACCCTCCCCAAGCCGGTCATCAACGTGGAGCCGATGTACGAGGGGCACCCGGTCTGCCACCAGGCCCAGGACGGGGAGGGAGACGAGGTGGACGTGCGGAACGTTGCGTACTGGAGCGTCTTCGCGGGCGGGGCGGGCCACACCTACGGGCACCGCAAGGTCTACGGCTTCGACGTGTATGACGGTGACAAAGCGTGGCTGAGGCTCCTGGACACGTCGGCGGTGCGGCAGTTGGGACATCTCAAGACGCTGCTGGAGTCGCGCCCCGCCGAGGACCGGGGACCCGATGAGACGCTGGTCGCGGGCAGCTTCGTCGGGGACCGGCCCGTGGTGACGCTGCGTGGCCCCGACTACGTGTGGGTCTACCTGCCGGACGGCGGCCCGGTGACGGTCGCGCTCGGGCGGGCACGGGGCGCTCAGGTGCGGGCCTCGTGGTTCGACCCCCGCACGGCCCAGAAGGTCGAGATCGGCACCTTCGCCAACACGGGCGAGCGAACCTTCACCGCCTCCTCAACGGGGCGTGGCAACGACTGGGTGCTTCTTCTGGAGGCCAGCCCCTGA
- a CDS encoding methyltransferase domain-containing protein, with protein sequence MTWNPDVYHHREARSAPARDLLAMLPDLSFRDVVDLGCGTGEHTLTLAGRFPGARVLGLDSSAEMLARAEGHTAPNLRFERGDIQGLRGDFDLIFSNAALQWLPDHPALLARLWARLRPGGVLAVQVPANHDHDSHRLLTETAREFAPELEGFTRFGTAHGYSPVLTPAEYAETLDGLGAVEVTALSRVYPVVLAGAEGLLDWTRGTALVPYLTRLGAEDGERFVAAYLARLRARWPGGRVYYAFTRVLFTAGKPG encoded by the coding sequence GTGACCTGGAATCCTGACGTGTACCACCACCGGGAGGCGCGGAGTGCGCCCGCCCGCGACCTGCTGGCGATGCTTCCTGACCTCTCCTTCCGTGACGTGGTGGACCTCGGGTGTGGCACGGGGGAACACACGCTCACGCTCGCGGGGCGGTTTCCGGGGGCGCGGGTGCTGGGGCTGGACAGCAGCGCGGAGATGCTGGCGCGGGCGGAGGGGCACACGGCACCGAACCTGCGCTTCGAGCGGGGGGACATCCAGGGGCTGCGGGGGGACTTTGACCTGATCTTCTCGAACGCGGCCCTCCAGTGGCTGCCGGACCACCCGGCGCTGCTCGCCCGGCTGTGGGCGCGGCTGCGGCCCGGCGGGGTGCTGGCGGTCCAGGTGCCCGCCAACCACGACCACGACAGCCACCGCCTCCTCACCGAGACGGCGCGGGAGTTCGCCCCCGAGCTGGAGGGCTTCACCCGCTTCGGCACGGCGCACGGATACTCGCCCGTCCTGACCCCGGCGGAGTATGCCGAGACGCTGGACGGGTTGGGCGCGGTGGAGGTCACGGCGCTGAGCCGGGTCTACCCGGTCGTGCTGGCGGGGGCGGAGGGATTGCTCGACTGGACGCGCGGCACGGCGCTCGTGCCCTACCTCACGCGGCTGGGGGCAGAAGACGGCGAGCGGTTCGTGGCGGCGTACCTGGCGCGGCTGCGGGCGCGGTGGCCGGGCGGGCGGGTGTACTACGCCTTCACGCGGGTGCTGTTCACGGCGGGGAAACCGGGGTAA
- a CDS encoding phosphatase PAP2 family protein — MRLASRLPVWCLSPALAGIGGVAQGGCAEWLSAHRSGPLDPATVDGMRRDLPALLARNWTQVALLVLGVLTPLVLLAFLTDDVFVRGGFAWDRTVLAWYAEHRTPGRTRAAEVLAVLGGLGVLPLVTAALALGLARFGARAHAWFLAGAVGGATGLNVLAKLIFQRPRPEEVGAVLTVPGYSFPSGHAMSNMAFGFALVLVFWRSRGGWPLVLVGGGWALAVGLSRNYLGVHYPTDVLAGFAASVAWVAGLYLILGRRWRALRGSPRMRRERDD, encoded by the coding sequence GTGAGGCTGGCTTCCCGGCTGCCCGTATGGTGCCTCTCCCCTGCCCTGGCGGGCATCGGCGGGGTGGCGCAGGGCGGGTGCGCCGAATGGCTCAGTGCCCACCGCTCAGGCCCGCTGGACCCCGCTACAGTGGACGGGATGCGCCGCGACCTGCCCGCCCTGCTCGCCCGCAACTGGACGCAGGTGGCCCTGCTCGTGCTGGGGGTGCTGACCCCGCTCGTGCTGCTCGCCTTTCTCACGGACGACGTGTTTGTACGGGGCGGCTTCGCGTGGGACCGCACGGTGCTGGCGTGGTACGCCGAACACCGCACGCCGGGGCGGACGCGGGCGGCGGAAGTTCTGGCCGTGCTGGGGGGCCTGGGGGTGCTGCCGCTGGTGACGGCGGCCCTCGCGCTGGGGCTGGCGCGGTTCGGGGCGCGGGCGCACGCGTGGTTCCTCGCGGGGGCGGTGGGGGGTGCGACGGGGCTGAACGTCCTCGCCAAGCTGATCTTCCAGCGGCCCCGCCCGGAGGAGGTGGGGGCCGTCCTCACCGTGCCGGGCTACTCGTTTCCCAGCGGGCACGCGATGAGCAACATGGCCTTCGGCTTCGCGCTCGTCCTCGTGTTCTGGCGCTCGCGGGGCGGGTGGCCGCTCGTCCTCGTGGGGGGTGGGTGGGCGCTCGCGGTGGGGCTGAGCCGCAACTACCTCGGCGTTCACTACCCGACCGACGTGCTGGCGGGATTCGCGGCGTCGGTGGCGTGGGTGGCGGGGCTGTACCTCATCCTGGGGCGGCGGTGGCGGGCGCTGCGGGGGTCGCCGAGGATGCGTAGAGAAAGGGATGACTGA
- a CDS encoding fumarylacetoacetate hydrolase family protein yields MRLARLEYEGAARWGQIEGDTVHLTRGLSGERTGETVPLEGAALLAPAEPTKIVCVGRNYVNHIRELGNDTGGLPKEPGIFLKGPNALAEPGGTVPSPEWTESFHFEGELALVIGRRARNLRPDEALEAVLGYTCALDLTARDLQKTDLQWFRAKAADRFCPLGPWIETDLTPTDLRVVTRVNGETRQDGRTSHMIFDVVQILTYLTRYVTLEPGDVVLTGTPEGVGPLHRGDTVEVEVEGVGTLVTRIS; encoded by the coding sequence ATGCGTCTTGCCAGGCTGGAGTATGAGGGAGCGGCCCGCTGGGGCCAGATCGAGGGGGACACCGTTCACCTCACGCGCGGATTGAGCGGGGAGCGGACGGGGGAGACCGTCCCGCTGGAGGGGGCCGCCCTCCTCGCCCCCGCCGAGCCGACCAAAATCGTGTGCGTGGGCCGCAACTACGTCAACCACATCCGGGAACTCGGCAACGACACGGGCGGGCTGCCGAAGGAACCCGGCATCTTCCTCAAGGGGCCGAACGCGCTCGCCGAGCCGGGTGGCACCGTGCCCTCTCCCGAATGGACGGAGAGTTTCCACTTCGAGGGCGAACTCGCGCTCGTGATCGGGCGGCGCGCCCGCAATCTCAGGCCCGACGAGGCCCTTGAAGCTGTTCTGGGCTACACCTGCGCCCTCGACCTCACCGCCCGCGACCTCCAGAAGACCGACCTGCAATGGTTCCGCGCGAAGGCCGCCGACCGCTTCTGCCCCCTCGGCCCGTGGATCGAGACCGACCTGACCCCCACCGACCTGCGCGTCGTGACCCGCGTGAACGGCGAGACCCGGCAGGATGGCCGCACGAGCCACATGATCTTCGACGTGGTGCAGATTCTGACCTACCTCACCCGCTACGTGACGCTGGAGCCGGGCGACGTGGTGCTCACGGGCACCCCGGAGGGCGTCGGCCCGCTGCACAGGGGCGACACCGTGGAGGTGGAGGTGGAGGGCGTCGGGACGCTGGTGACGCGGATCAGTTAG
- a CDS encoding DUF2171 domain-containing protein, with translation MRGIDGADVGTVERVEGAYVKVRADGSLRWIAEDQIMRVDQYVHLEVGADEIAAAWVDEDPNAGEHSDLHGRHERSDVKGEHRHLAHGERNERQ, from the coding sequence GTGCGCGGGATCGACGGGGCCGACGTAGGCACCGTGGAGCGGGTGGAGGGTGCCTATGTCAAGGTGAGGGCGGACGGCAGCCTGCGCTGGATCGCCGAGGACCAGATCATGCGCGTGGACCAGTACGTCCACCTGGAGGTGGGCGCGGACGAGATCGCGGCGGCGTGGGTGGACGAGGACCCGAACGCCGGGGAGCACAGTGACCTGCACGGGCGGCACGAGCGCAGTGACGTGAAGGGCGAGCACCGGCACCTGGCGCACGGGGAGCGCAACGAGCGGCAGTAG
- the bshA gene encoding N-acetyl-alpha-D-glucosaminyl L-malate synthase BshA — translation MTGTPTPQKIAVLCHAGAGGSGVVATELGLLVAQSGREVHFVGSAVPFRLAGQRGASRPFYHQVSAFAYALFDQPFPELAIANTLTEVILEHGVDLTHAHYAIPHATAALHAQAITRRGRVMTTLHGTDVTLVGAEPAFRHTTRHAIERSDHVTAVSHFLAEQTREVFGVEREIEVIHNFVDADRFVRVADPEVRARFADPDEALIVHVSNFRPVKRVEDVVRVFARVVSELPARLLMIGDGPERPRAFELAAQLGVSGRTHFLGSFPDVQTVLGLSDLFLLPSSNESFGLAALEAMSCEVPVVAARAGGVPEVVEDGVTGFLAPLGDVDAMADAALRILRDPALARALGAAGRHAALTRFHPDRIVPRYLDAYARTVAGASA, via the coding sequence ATGACGGGGACGCCGACGCCACAGAAGATCGCTGTGCTGTGCCACGCGGGGGCCGGGGGGTCCGGGGTGGTGGCGACCGAACTCGGGCTGCTCGTCGCGCAATCGGGGCGCGAGGTCCATTTCGTGGGGTCCGCCGTGCCCTTCCGGCTGGCGGGGCAGCGGGGGGCGAGCCGTCCCTTCTACCATCAGGTCAGCGCCTTCGCCTACGCGCTGTTCGACCAGCCCTTCCCGGAACTGGCGATAGCGAACACATTGACGGAGGTGATTCTGGAGCACGGGGTGGACCTCACCCACGCGCACTACGCGATTCCGCACGCGACCGCCGCCCTGCACGCGCAGGCGATCACGCGCCGGGGCCGGGTGATGACGACCCTGCACGGGACGGACGTGACGCTCGTGGGGGCCGAACCCGCCTTTCGGCACACGACCCGGCACGCCATCGAGCGCAGCGACCACGTGACGGCGGTGTCGCACTTCCTCGCGGAGCAGACACGCGAGGTCTTCGGGGTGGAGCGTGAGATCGAGGTGATCCACAACTTCGTGGACGCGGACCGCTTCGTGCGGGTGGCGGACCCGGAGGTGCGCGCCCGCTTCGCCGACCCGGACGAGGCCCTCATCGTCCACGTGAGCAATTTCCGCCCGGTGAAGCGGGTGGAGGACGTGGTGCGGGTCTTCGCGCGGGTGGTGAGCGAGTTGCCCGCCCGGCTGCTGATGATCGGCGACGGCCCGGAGCGGCCCCGCGCCTTCGAGCTGGCCGCACAGCTCGGCGTGAGCGGGCGCACGCACTTCCTGGGGTCCTTTCCCGACGTGCAGACGGTGCTGGGCCTCAGCGACCTCTTCCTGCTGCCGAGTTCCAACGAGAGTTTCGGCCTCGCCGCGCTGGAGGCGATGAGCTGCGAGGTCCCGGTCGTCGCGGCCCGCGCGGGCGGCGTCCCCGAGGTCGTCGAAGACGGCGTGACGGGCTTTCTCGCGCCGCTGGGGGACGTGGACGCGATGGCGGACGCCGCGCTGCGGATTCTGCGCGACCCGGCCCTCGCCCGCGCGCTGGGGGCGGCGGGGCGGCATGCGGCCCTGACGCGCTTCCACCCCGACCGGATCGTGCCGCGCTACCTGGACGCCTACGCGCGCACGGTGGCGGGGGCGTCGGCTTAA
- a CDS encoding Cof-type HAD-IIB family hydrolase, producing the protein MLGLICVDVDGTLIGTDNTVRGDVWAAMADARARGVRIALCSGRPAFGNALAYARRMDQGGWHAFQNGASILNVGSGESLSEPMPEEPLARLLARSEETGWLLEVYTDDDFGITRPGDLSRRHAELLGVPYTAKRPEALVGTRIRAQWVVPHEAAAAVLAEAHAGLDVHPAGSPTMPDTLFISLTRAGVGKGSAVSLIAAQYGVPLTRTMMVGDGHNDVTAMRVVGFPVAMGNADAEARAAARHHVAHVDAGGLAEAVGLALTL; encoded by the coding sequence ATGCTCGGCTTGATCTGTGTGGACGTGGACGGAACGTTGATCGGGACCGACAACACGGTGCGGGGGGACGTGTGGGCGGCGATGGCGGACGCGCGGGCCAGGGGCGTGCGGATCGCGCTGTGTAGCGGACGGCCCGCCTTCGGGAACGCGCTCGCCTACGCGCGGCGGATGGACCAGGGCGGCTGGCACGCCTTCCAGAACGGGGCGTCCATCCTCAACGTGGGCAGCGGGGAGAGCCTGAGTGAGCCGATGCCGGAGGAACCGCTCGCCCGGCTGCTGGCGCGCTCGGAGGAGACGGGCTGGCTGCTGGAGGTCTACACCGACGACGACTTCGGGATCACCCGGCCCGGCGACCTCTCCCGCCGTCACGCCGAGTTGCTGGGGGTGCCGTACACGGCCAAACGCCCGGAGGCGCTGGTGGGCACCCGCATTCGCGCCCAGTGGGTCGTGCCACACGAGGCGGCGGCGGCGGTCCTGGCCGAGGCCCACGCCGGGCTGGACGTGCATCCGGCGGGCAGCCCGACGATGCCCGACACGCTGTTCATCAGCCTGACGCGCGCCGGGGTCGGCAAGGGGAGCGCCGTGTCGCTGATCGCCGCCCAGTACGGCGTGCCCCTGACGCGCACGATGATGGTGGGCGACGGCCACAACGACGTGACGGCCATGCGCGTGGTCGGTTTCCCCGTGGCGATGGGCAACGCCGACGCCGAGGCGCGGGCCGCCGCCCGTCATCACGTCGCCCATGTGGACGCGGGCGGGCTGGCAGAGGCGGTAGGGCTGGCGCTGACGTTGTAA
- a CDS encoding PhzF family phenazine biosynthesis isomerase: protein MIAYSEVSAFTDTPGQGNRAGVVLDAGGLSEREMQALAAFLEAPETVFVTRMGGGAVRVRYFTPTQEIEFCGHATVALGLTLAQAGHWTGGRLVLETLVGRIPLTLDAEAGVPTRVWMEQRRLETRTVGRDVRGELAEALGVDERMVHRGLPLACASTGLWSVFVPLLDPVILDGLEPDLARIHLLSDALGVCSVYAYAPMGVNRFAARDFAPAVGIPEDPVTGSAAGALLALLAREGRLPVRGERACGVVYQGHALGTPGEVEVEVTLAGPNTVACVRVGGRATVDREGYWTPGR, encoded by the coding sequence ATGATCGCCTACAGTGAGGTGAGCGCCTTCACCGACACGCCGGGGCAGGGCAACCGGGCGGGCGTCGTGCTGGACGCGGGGGGCCTGAGCGAGCGGGAGATGCAGGCCCTCGCCGCCTTTCTGGAAGCGCCCGAGACAGTGTTCGTCACGCGGATGGGGGGCGGCGCGGTGCGGGTGCGCTACTTCACGCCCACGCAGGAGATCGAGTTCTGCGGCCACGCGACGGTCGCGCTGGGGCTGACGCTCGCGCAGGCGGGGCACTGGACGGGCGGGCGGCTGGTGCTGGAGACGCTGGTGGGCCGCATTCCGCTCACCCTCGACGCGGAGGCGGGCGTGCCGACGCGGGTGTGGATGGAGCAGCGGCGGCTGGAGACGCGGACGGTCGGGCGGGACGTGCGGGGTGAACTCGCCGAGGCGCTCGGCGTGGACGAGCGGATGGTCCACCGGGGGCTGCCGCTGGCCTGCGCGAGTACGGGGCTGTGGAGTGTCTTCGTGCCGCTGCTGGACCCGGTGATTCTCGACGGGCTGGAGCCGGACCTCGCCCGCATCCACCTTCTCAGCGACGCGCTGGGGGTGTGCAGCGTGTACGCCTACGCGCCGATGGGAGTCAACCGCTTCGCCGCGCGGGACTTCGCGCCCGCCGTAGGTATCCCGGAGGACCCGGTGACGGGCAGCGCGGCGGGGGCGCTCCTCGCCCTGCTGGCACGGGAAGGGCGGCTGCCCGTGCGCGGGGAGCGGGCGTGCGGTGTGGTGTACCAGGGCCACGCGCTCGGCACCCCCGGCGAGGTGGAGGTGGAGGTCACGCTGGCCGGGCCGAACACGGTTGCGTGCGTGCGGGTGGGGGGCCGCGCCACCGTGGACCGCGAGGGGTACTGGACACCGGGGCGGTAA
- a CDS encoding NUDIX hydrolase, producing MPTLSQLRELQAIAQAGLTYTRDPYDRDRFERLLALTAELLAEGTGQTAGEVHGLLRVEAGYLTPKVDVRAVVLNEAGEVLLTRERVDGLWSLPGGWADPGGSPREMAVREVREETGRTVRAGRLLALLDKGRHAHPPDLWAVYKVFVACELLEDVGEHPHNTETLDSRWFPVDALPPLSLGRNLPEQVRRMVELARHPELGVDVD from the coding sequence GTGCCCACCCTGTCTCAGCTCCGCGAACTCCAAGCCATCGCCCAGGCGGGCCTGACCTACACCCGCGACCCCTACGACCGAGACCGCTTCGAGCGGCTGCTCGCGCTGACGGCGGAGCTGCTGGCGGAGGGCACCGGGCAGACGGCGGGCGAGGTTCATGGCCTGCTGCGGGTGGAGGCGGGCTACCTCACCCCGAAAGTGGACGTGCGGGCCGTGGTGCTGAACGAGGCGGGCGAGGTGCTGCTGACGCGGGAGCGGGTGGACGGCCTGTGGAGCCTGCCCGGCGGCTGGGCCGACCCCGGCGGGAGTCCGCGTGAGATGGCCGTGCGCGAGGTGCGCGAGGAGACGGGGCGAACGGTGCGGGCCGGACGCCTTCTTGCCCTCCTCGACAAGGGCAGACACGCGCACCCGCCCGACCTGTGGGCCGTCTACAAGGTGTTCGTGGCGTGCGAGTTGCTGGAGGACGTGGGCGAACACCCGCACAACACTGAGACCCTCGACAGCAGGTGGTTCCCCGTGGACGCGCTGCCACCGCTGAGCCTCGGGCGCAACCTGCCGGAACAGGTGCGGCGGATGGTGGAGCTGGCGCGGCACCCGGAGCTGGGCGTGGACGTGGATTAG
- a CDS encoding aspartate kinase, translating to MAHSLLVMKFGGTNMGDANAIRHSASLAARSIREGVRVVVVVSAMAGVTNSLLRLADAAQSGDIAAANDEIAAMRTRHFTAAQELGAAPDSGPVREIRELHETLRQAIYGVYLLRELTPRSRDLIVAFGERLSAPLMSLALTGQGVRAHHLSGGQAGIVTDAHFGNARPLPGSYERVADRLGGLLSAGVTPVVAGFMGETESGAITTLGRGGTDFTATIVGKALHAGEVWAWKDVDGVMSADPRVVKDARNIEVLSYGEVMELAYFGAKVLHPLAVTPLRESGIPLRVKSAADPDFPGTLVQEDARDDAAHPVKAVTAIRGVSIINVTGAGALGVPEVVASLFDAIARENITLLMVSQSSSMSNVSLAVQSVYAARTLAALRASVTGELQVDEQPGVAVLAIVGAGMRGQKGVAARLFGALAQNDVNILMISQGSSELNISVAVEDAQVEGATRAVHAAFGLGEPVAAD from the coding sequence ATGGCGCACTCGCTTCTCGTGATGAAGTTCGGCGGCACCAACATGGGGGACGCGAACGCGATCCGCCACAGCGCGTCCCTGGCGGCGCGTTCCATCCGCGAGGGCGTGCGCGTCGTCGTCGTCGTCTCCGCGATGGCGGGCGTGACCAATAGCCTGCTCCGCCTCGCCGACGCCGCCCAGTCCGGGGACATCGCCGCCGCCAACGACGAGATCGCCGCCATGCGAACCCGCCACTTCACGGCGGCCCAGGAACTCGGCGCGGCCCCCGACTCCGGCCCCGTGCGCGAAATCCGCGAACTCCACGAGACCCTGCGCCAGGCGATCTACGGCGTCTACCTCCTGCGCGAACTCACCCCCAGAAGCCGCGACCTGATCGTGGCCTTCGGCGAGCGCCTCAGCGCGCCCCTGATGTCCCTCGCCCTCACCGGACAGGGGGTGCGCGCCCACCATCTCAGCGGCGGGCAGGCGGGCATCGTCACCGACGCGCACTTCGGCAACGCCCGGCCCCTCCCCGGCAGCTATGAGCGGGTGGCCGACCGCCTCGGCGGGCTGCTCAGCGCAGGCGTCACCCCGGTCGTCGCGGGCTTCATGGGCGAGACCGAAAGCGGGGCCATCACCACCCTGGGGCGCGGCGGCACCGACTTCACGGCGACCATCGTGGGCAAGGCCCTGCACGCGGGCGAGGTGTGGGCCTGGAAGGACGTGGACGGCGTGATGAGCGCCGACCCCCGCGTCGTGAAGGATGCCCGCAACATCGAGGTCCTGAGCTACGGCGAGGTGATGGAACTCGCCTACTTCGGCGCGAAGGTCCTCCACCCCCTCGCGGTCACGCCCCTGCGTGAGAGCGGCATCCCCCTGCGCGTCAAGAGCGCCGCCGACCCCGACTTCCCCGGCACCCTCGTGCAGGAGGACGCCCGCGACGACGCCGCGCACCCCGTCAAGGCCGTCACCGCCATCCGGGGGGTCAGCATCATCAACGTCACCGGGGCGGGTGCCCTCGGCGTGCCGGAGGTCGTCGCCAGCTTATTTGACGCCATCGCCCGCGAGAACATCACCCTTCTGATGGTCTCCCAGTCCTCCTCCATGAGCAACGTCTCCCTCGCCGTCCAGAGCGTCTACGCGGCCCGCACCCTCGCCGCCCTGCGGGCCTCCGTCACAGGAGAGTTGCAGGTCGACGAACAGCCCGGCGTCGCCGTCCTCGCCATCGTCGGTGCCGGAATGCGCGGCCAGAAGGGCGTCGCCGCCCGGCTCTTCGGGGCACTCGCGCAAAACGATGTCAACATCCTCATGATCAGCCAGGGATCGAGCGAGCTGAACATCAGTGTCGCCGTCGAGGATGCCCAGGTCGAGGGTGCCACCCGCGCCGTCCACGCCGCCTTCGGGCTGGGGGAGCCGGTCGCGGCGGACTGA
- a CDS encoding 2-phosphosulfolactate phosphatase, with amino-acid sequence MVRVEWGEAGGCHLAPFADAVVIVDVLSFCTCVDVGVGRGVAVLPFRWRDGRAEAFAQARGALLAGKRGEDGPSLSPASLLSLTTGTRLVLPSPNGGALCVLAGEGTRAPVFAAFRRQAAAVGAHLRGRFERVLVVPAGERWPDSSLRPALEDALGAGAVVDALDLTGSPEAEGGRATFRALRDRLPEVLRACTSGRELLERGFPGDVELAAELNVSAAVPQLVDGVFVNAAG; translated from the coding sequence GTGGTACGGGTGGAGTGGGGCGAGGCGGGCGGATGTCACCTCGCCCCTTTTGCTGACGCCGTGGTGATCGTGGACGTGCTGTCGTTCTGCACCTGCGTGGACGTGGGCGTGGGTCGCGGGGTGGCGGTCCTGCCATTCCGGTGGCGGGATGGGCGGGCGGAGGCGTTCGCGCAGGCACGGGGGGCGCTTCTGGCCGGGAAACGCGGGGAGGACGGCCCCTCGCTCTCCCCTGCCTCGCTGCTCAGCCTCACAACAGGAACGCGGCTGGTGCTGCCCTCGCCGAACGGGGGGGCGCTGTGCGTGCTGGCGGGCGAGGGCACGCGGGCACCCGTCTTCGCCGCATTCCGCAGGCAGGCGGCGGCGGTAGGCGCACATCTGCGGGGGAGATTCGAGCGGGTGCTCGTCGTCCCGGCGGGGGAACGGTGGCCGGACAGCAGCTTGCGCCCCGCCCTTGAGGATGCGCTGGGAGCGGGCGCGGTCGTGGACGCTCTGGACCTCACCGGGTCGCCGGAGGCGGAGGGCGGGCGGGCAACCTTCCGGGCGTTGCGGGACCGTCTCCCCGAAGTTCTGCGAGCTTGCACGTCGGGGCGGGAGTTGCTGGAACGCGGTTTTCCTGGGGATGTGGAGTTGGCCGCCGAGTTGAACGTGAGCGCCGCCGTGCCCCAACTTGTGGACGGGGTGTTCGTGAACGCGGCGGGGTGA